A genome region from Ficedula albicollis isolate OC2 chromosome 23, FicAlb1.5, whole genome shotgun sequence includes the following:
- the ID3 gene encoding DNA-binding protein inhibitor ID-3 has product MKAISPVRSVRSCYEAVCCLSEQSLAIARGSHNKSPALEEPMNLLYDMNDCYSKLRELVPGIPQGTKVSQVEILQHVIDYIFDLQIVLEEGSKGRDPSSEATLFSLKAAELASELRTKDERSLCH; this is encoded by the exons ATGAAAGCCATCAGCCCGGTGCGCTCCGTCCGCAGCTGCTACGAGGCCGTTTGCTGCCTCTCGGAGCAGAGTTTGGCCATCGCCCGGGGCAGCCACAATAAGAGCCCGGCCTTGGAAGAACCCATGAACTTGCTCTACGATATGAACGACTGCTATTCGAAATTGCGGGAGCTGGTGCCGGGCATCCCTCAAGGCACCAAGGTGAGCCAGGTGGAGATCCTGCAGCACGTCATAGACTACATCTTCGACCTCCAGATCGTGCTGGAGGAGGGGTCCAAGGGCCGCGACCCCTCCTCCGAGGCCACCCTGTTCTCCCTTAAG GCGGCCGAACTCGCTTCAGAACTCCGCACCAAAGACGAGAGAAGTTTGTGTCACTAA